In Chitinophagales bacterium, the following are encoded in one genomic region:
- a CDS encoding GH3 auxin-responsive promoter family protein codes for MPLLGQLIKRTIVLNERLKVQRNRLLPVTPLRQQEKQLKRLLRKAAYTRFGIHYRFHDILYSENILKTFQERIPLYDYNSILDQWWNRTLNGEDNVCWPGKTKYFALSSGTSESSSKRIPLTGDMITAIKRASVKQILSGKNFNLSPATFEKTIVMLGGSTTLNKRGSYFEGDLSGISAKKIPFWFQVFYRPGKKIAKEKDWDRKLNIIARRARRWDVSIIVGVPAWIQIMLERIIELNHAKTIHDIWPNLSVYVHSGVSFEPYKNGFKKLFGKAMVDIDTYLASEGFIAFQDNSESSGMRMLLNNGIYYEFIPFNETNFDSNGNQLPEARAFHIGEVEEDIPYALLLTTCAGTWRYLIGDVIKFTSKTRAEIIIVGRTKHYLSLTGEHLSVDNMNRAIEMVANDLHIEIREFTVGGVPYEGLFAHQWYIGCDDTVDTKTFRQKLDNYLCQLNDDYATERTSALKEVMVQILPTHYFLDYMRIQGKMGGQHKFPRVFKKEQLDDWMKFLEAKRVT; via the coding sequence ATGCCATTGCTGGGTCAGCTGATTAAGCGTACCATTGTTTTAAATGAAAGGCTGAAGGTCCAGCGTAATCGGCTTTTACCTGTAACTCCACTGCGGCAGCAGGAAAAGCAGCTTAAACGGCTGTTGAGAAAGGCTGCATATACCAGGTTTGGAATACATTATCGCTTTCATGATATTCTGTATTCAGAAAATATACTAAAGACATTCCAGGAAAGAATTCCACTCTACGATTATAATTCAATCTTAGATCAATGGTGGAATCGCACTTTAAATGGGGAAGATAATGTGTGCTGGCCAGGGAAAACCAAATATTTTGCACTTAGTTCAGGAACCAGTGAGTCATCGAGTAAAAGAATTCCGCTTACAGGTGATATGATCACAGCCATTAAGAGAGCTTCTGTAAAGCAAATTCTTTCAGGAAAAAATTTTAATTTATCTCCGGCAACATTTGAAAAAACCATTGTAATGCTTGGTGGAAGCACAACCCTAAACAAGCGCGGCAGTTATTTTGAAGGAGACTTGAGCGGTATAAGTGCAAAGAAGATTCCATTCTGGTTCCAGGTCTTTTATCGACCAGGGAAAAAAATAGCCAAAGAAAAAGATTGGGATCGGAAATTAAATATTATTGCGAGGAGGGCGCGCAGATGGGATGTATCAATAATAGTAGGTGTCCCGGCATGGATACAAATTATGCTGGAGCGGATCATTGAATTAAATCACGCAAAAACGATTCACGACATCTGGCCTAATCTCTCCGTGTATGTACACAGCGGTGTGTCATTTGAACCATACAAAAATGGATTTAAAAAACTTTTTGGAAAAGCTATGGTGGATATTGATACCTATCTGGCTTCTGAGGGTTTTATTGCTTTCCAGGATAATTCAGAATCCAGTGGCATGCGTATGTTGCTTAACAATGGAATTTACTATGAATTTATTCCCTTTAATGAAACGAATTTTGACAGCAATGGAAACCAGCTTCCCGAGGCAAGAGCATTTCATATTGGTGAGGTGGAAGAAGATATCCCTTATGCATTGTTGCTTACCACCTGTGCAGGCACATGGCGGTATTTGATTGGTGATGTTATAAAGTTTACTTCAAAAACCAGGGCAGAGATTATTATTGTAGGCAGAACAAAACATTACCTCAGCCTGACGGGAGAACATCTTTCCGTTGACAATATGAACCGCGCGATCGAAATGGTTGCCAATGATCTCCATATTGAGATTCGTGAGTTTACAGTGGGCGGAGTTCCTTACGAAGGATTATTTGCTCACCAATGGTATATCGGATGCGATGATACTGTAGATACGAAAACTTTCAGGCAAAAGCTGGACAATTATTTATGCCAGCTAAATGACGACTATGCTACAGAACGTACTTCGGCTTTAAAAGAGGTTATGGTACAAATTCTCCCTACACACTATTTTCTGGACTATATGCGGATTCAGGGTAAAATGGGTGGCCAGCATAAATTTCCCAGGGTGTTTAAAAAGGAACAATTAGACGACTGGATGAAATTCTTAGAAGCTAAGCGAGTAACCTGA
- a CDS encoding 2-oxoacid:acceptor oxidoreductase subunit alpha produces MGVETKILEEVVIKFAGDSGDGMQLTGGQFTNTSALFGNDLGTFPDFPAEIRAPQGTLAGVSGYQLNFGSKEIFTPGDLCDVLIAMNSAALKVNLSNLKSDGIIIANISGFDVKNLKLAGYDKSPIDDGSLEGFNLIKMDVTKLTRDAIEDIPLGVKEKDRCKNMFVLGFLYWMFDRPMENTINFIQSKFSNNEDVREANLRVLKAGYHYGDTTETFTTRFHVEKAKMEPGTYRNIMGNQAVAIGLVAASQRSGLPLFLGSYPITPASDILHELAKYKNFGVRTFQAEDEIAAICSCIGASFGGSLAITTTSGPGMALKAEAMGLAVMLEIPLIICNIQRGGPSTGLPTKTEQSDLMQAIYGRNGECPMPVIAAKSPADCFDAVFEACKISVQHMTPVIFLSDGYIANGAEPWKFPLTSQLDEIKAEFAKPLENNEKFLPYQRDEKLSRPWAVPGTKGLEHRIGGLEKENITGNISYEAQNHEFMVKLREEKVNRISDYIPLQELDNGPEKGELLVVGWGGTYGAIKAAVKELLTEGYKVSHIHLRHLKPFPKNLGEILNNFEKVMIPEINNGQLVKIIRDKFMIPAIPYNKIQGIPIQKTELIVKIKELLQ; encoded by the coding sequence ATGGGTGTTGAAACAAAAATCTTAGAGGAAGTAGTAATAAAATTTGCGGGGGATTCAGGTGATGGCATGCAATTAACCGGTGGTCAATTCACTAATACATCGGCATTGTTTGGAAATGATTTAGGAACCTTCCCCGATTTCCCGGCAGAAATACGGGCTCCGCAGGGAACACTTGCCGGTGTATCCGGCTATCAGCTAAATTTTGGCAGTAAGGAAATCTTCACACCTGGCGACTTGTGTGATGTATTAATTGCAATGAATTCAGCTGCTCTTAAAGTGAACCTGAGCAATCTGAAAAGTGATGGAATCATCATCGCCAATATATCAGGTTTTGATGTAAAAAACCTAAAGCTTGCCGGGTATGATAAAAGCCCGATTGACGATGGGTCGCTGGAAGGGTTCAACCTTATAAAGATGGATGTTACAAAGCTTACACGCGATGCTATAGAAGATATTCCATTGGGCGTAAAGGAAAAAGACCGCTGTAAAAATATGTTTGTGCTGGGTTTTTTGTATTGGATGTTCGATAGGCCCATGGAAAATACAATCAATTTTATTCAATCTAAGTTTTCAAATAATGAAGATGTGCGTGAAGCCAATTTACGTGTATTAAAAGCTGGATATCATTACGGTGATACCACCGAAACTTTTACTACCCGTTTTCATGTGGAAAAGGCAAAGATGGAACCTGGCACCTACCGCAATATCATGGGAAACCAGGCTGTGGCTATAGGACTGGTAGCTGCATCGCAAAGATCAGGATTACCTCTATTCCTGGGCTCTTATCCAATTACTCCAGCCTCAGATATCCTGCATGAATTAGCAAAGTATAAAAACTTTGGAGTCAGAACATTCCAGGCGGAAGATGAAATTGCTGCCATATGTTCCTGTATTGGAGCTTCATTCGGGGGATCATTAGCAATTACTACTACGTCCGGGCCAGGCATGGCTTTAAAAGCTGAGGCCATGGGATTAGCGGTTATGCTTGAAATTCCACTAATTATCTGTAACATACAAAGAGGCGGACCATCCACAGGGTTGCCAACAAAAACAGAACAATCAGATCTAATGCAAGCCATTTATGGCAGAAATGGTGAATGTCCAATGCCTGTAATTGCAGCAAAATCACCTGCGGATTGTTTCGATGCAGTCTTTGAAGCCTGTAAAATTTCCGTTCAGCACATGACTCCAGTAATTTTTTTAAGCGATGGTTATATTGCAAATGGAGCCGAACCCTGGAAGTTTCCGCTGACAAGTCAACTGGATGAAATTAAAGCGGAGTTTGCGAAACCGTTAGAAAATAATGAAAAATTTCTACCCTATCAGCGGGATGAAAAACTTTCACGGCCCTGGGCTGTTCCCGGAACCAAAGGACTGGAACACCGGATTGGAGGTTTGGAAAAGGAAAATATTACCGGTAATATTTCTTATGAAGCACAAAATCATGAATTCATGGTGAAGCTGCGCGAAGAAAAAGTTAACCGGATTTCGGATTATATTCCCTTACAGGAGTTAGACAATGGTCCTGAAAAAGGCGAACTTCTTGTTGTAGGATGGGGAGGTACATACGGTGCCATTAAAGCCGCTGTTAAGGAATTATTAACCGAAGGCTATAAAGTTTCTCATATTCACCTCCGGCATTTAAAGCCGTTTCCTAAGAATCTCGGTGAGATCCTTAATAATTTTGAAAAGGTGATGATACCGGAAATAAATAATGGTCAACTGGTTAAAATTATCAGGGATAAATTTATGATACCGGCAATACCCTATAACAAAATACAGGGCATTCCCATACAGAAGACAGAGTTAATAGTAAAGATTAAAGAGCTATTGCAATAA
- a CDS encoding sugar nucleotide-binding protein, with protein MKALVTGSRGTVGSILCEQLRANHIEVITWDRQEVSINDYQIMEDFVKAVNPDMIYHLAIASKPTGTQNETWKVNYEWPGELAWIYRILNIQFIFTSTNLVFSNYTAGPFTATSIPDAEAGYGFEKRKAEERIVYQNPDAIIVRLGWQIGNDSGSNNMIDYINQQIEKFDEVRANINWLPACSFLQDTCGKLIEIGLKFDPGMYMIDSNRGWNFYEIVIALNRSHGNHWKVIPVEENHIDTRMTDERLSMLPLSNRLELRSLV; from the coding sequence GTGAAAGCTTTGGTAACGGGTTCACGCGGCACGGTAGGTTCCATTTTATGTGAACAGCTTAGAGCAAATCATATTGAAGTAATAACGTGGGACCGTCAAGAGGTTTCAATAAATGATTACCAAATCATGGAGGATTTTGTGAAAGCTGTTAACCCGGATATGATCTATCATCTAGCCATAGCATCTAAGCCAACGGGAACGCAAAATGAGACTTGGAAAGTAAATTATGAATGGCCCGGTGAACTTGCATGGATTTATCGCATTTTAAATATTCAATTTATTTTTACAAGTACCAATCTGGTTTTTTCAAATTATACTGCTGGCCCGTTCACTGCAACTTCAATACCGGATGCAGAAGCAGGGTATGGTTTTGAAAAGAGAAAGGCAGAAGAAAGAATTGTATATCAAAATCCGGATGCAATAATAGTTCGTTTGGGATGGCAAATAGGCAATGATTCGGGATCAAATAATATGATCGATTACATTAATCAACAAATAGAAAAGTTTGATGAAGTACGTGCTAACATTAATTGGCTGCCCGCATGTTCCTTTCTGCAGGATACCTGCGGGAAATTAATTGAAATAGGATTAAAATTTGATCCCGGCATGTATATGATAGATTCTAACAGAGGATGGAATTTCTACGAAATTGTAATTGCATTGAACAGGTCACATGGGAACCATTGGAAAGTTATTCCTGTAGAGGAAAATCATATTGATACGCGAATGACAGATGAACGTTTAAGCATGTTACCATTAAGTAACCGCCTGGAATTGAGGTCGCTTGTTTAA
- a CDS encoding endonuclease/exonuclease/phosphatase family protein: MKNFFLYTGMAYLVLSCLLLYETHFIFPDSDINNGKTSPHLFISFYNVENLFDTVDAPGIDDAEFLPEGKHEWNTRKYSTKLTHIASVIKSMNEGQGADIVGLAEVENMGVVKDLIADPQLKALKYGIVHHESPDTRGIDVAMIYKKNCLRVTGTRFFHVNISKYDDKPTRDIVMVEGIDIKDDTLLFFLNHWSSRRGGIKETEPKRRAAAMVLKKAIDSIEFYHPYSKIIVMGDFNENPTDPAITGILHATKFPDFTSSNSLYNAANNFNWRTGEGTEWYHGDWSRFIQIIFSTSVIKNQLDLNGKFNDIHIFKPPWLMIEDTFYHQLVPYRTFEDGKPIGYSDHLPVYSQLDL, translated from the coding sequence ATGAAAAATTTTTTTTTATATACGGGTATGGCATACCTGGTATTGTCCTGTCTATTACTCTATGAAACCCATTTTATTTTTCCGGATAGCGACATAAATAATGGCAAGACATCACCTCATCTTTTCATAAGTTTCTATAATGTGGAAAATCTTTTTGATACTGTTGATGCCCCCGGGATTGATGATGCAGAATTTCTTCCCGAAGGAAAACATGAATGGAACACTAGAAAATACAGCACCAAGCTAACTCATATTGCGAGTGTAATTAAAAGTATGAATGAAGGTCAGGGAGCGGATATCGTGGGTTTAGCAGAAGTTGAAAATATGGGAGTGGTAAAGGATTTAATCGCTGATCCTCAATTAAAAGCTCTGAAATATGGAATTGTCCATCATGAATCACCTGATACACGCGGAATTGATGTGGCAATGATCTACAAAAAGAATTGCCTTCGGGTAACAGGCACGAGATTTTTTCATGTCAATATCAGTAAATACGATGACAAGCCCACAAGAGATATTGTAATGGTAGAAGGCATCGACATTAAAGATGATACACTCCTCTTTTTTCTTAACCACTGGTCGTCAAGGAGAGGAGGAATAAAAGAAACCGAGCCAAAGAGACGGGCGGCAGCAATGGTTTTGAAAAAAGCAATAGATTCCATTGAGTTTTATCATCCTTATTCAAAAATAATTGTGATGGGAGATTTTAATGAAAATCCTACTGACCCTGCTATTACCGGGATACTTCATGCCACTAAATTTCCTGATTTCACTTCGTCAAATTCTCTATACAACGCCGCTAACAATTTCAATTGGAGAACAGGTGAAGGCACGGAATGGTATCACGGAGATTGGAGCCGTTTTATTCAGATAATTTTTTCAACCTCAGTTATAAAAAACCAATTGGATCTGAACGGAAAATTTAATGACATCCATATTTTTAAACCGCCATGGCTTATGATTGAAGATACCTTTTATCATCAATTAGTTCCATACCGGACCTTTGAAGATGGAAAACCAATTGGATACAGTGATCATCTTCCGGTTTATTCACAGCTTGATTTATAG
- a CDS encoding 2-oxoacid:ferredoxin oxidoreductase subunit beta, whose translation MADILIPDALELKLSPKDFQTDQDVRWCPGCGDYSILKQVHTILPQLGLKKENIVFISGIGCSSRFPYYTNTFGMHSIHGRATAVASGLKATRPELSVWIVTGDGDAMSIGGNHFIHLLRRNFDVNILLFNNQIYGLTKGQYSPTSEENKITKSTPYGSVDHPFNPIALALGADATFVARSIDRDPAHLQQMLLRTWKHKGASFLEIYQNCNIYNDGAFEIFTEKATKKENDLFLVHGQPLVFGNLEDKGIRLDGFTPQVVSLTNGYSKDDLMIHDENDINKSMILSRLYEMKSEEYIFPKPFGVFFIRDRSTYEEVMNEQINTSVGKLGKGDLDKLLIGKENWIVE comes from the coding sequence ATGGCAGATATACTGATCCCGGATGCATTAGAATTAAAGCTTAGCCCTAAAGATTTTCAAACGGACCAGGATGTACGATGGTGTCCCGGCTGTGGAGATTATTCTATTTTAAAACAAGTGCATACCATTCTTCCTCAATTGGGTTTGAAAAAGGAAAATATTGTTTTTATCAGTGGCATCGGATGCTCTTCCCGATTCCCTTATTATACAAATACCTTCGGAATGCATTCCATTCACGGCAGGGCAACTGCTGTGGCTTCGGGATTAAAGGCTACACGTCCTGAGCTCAGTGTTTGGATAGTTACTGGAGATGGGGATGCAATGTCAATTGGAGGCAACCATTTTATCCATTTATTGCGAAGAAATTTTGATGTTAATATTTTGCTTTTCAATAATCAAATTTATGGTTTAACGAAAGGTCAATACTCCCCCACTTCAGAAGAAAATAAGATAACAAAATCCACTCCTTATGGCTCCGTGGATCATCCTTTTAATCCCATTGCATTGGCATTAGGCGCAGATGCCACATTTGTTGCCCGGTCTATAGATCGAGATCCGGCCCATCTGCAACAAATGCTGTTGCGAACCTGGAAACATAAGGGTGCCTCATTCCTGGAAATATATCAAAACTGCAATATCTATAACGATGGAGCATTTGAAATTTTCACCGAAAAGGCAACCAAAAAAGAGAACGATCTTTTTCTTGTTCACGGTCAGCCGTTAGTGTTCGGTAATCTTGAGGATAAAGGCATCCGGCTTGACGGATTTACACCCCAGGTGGTCAGCCTAACAAACGGATACTCTAAGGATGATCTGATGATTCACGATGAAAACGACATCAATAAATCAATGATACTCTCGCGGCTTTATGAAATGAAGTCTGAAGAGTATATATTTCCAAAACCCTTTGGCGTATTTTTTATCCGTGACCGCTCTACCTATGAGGAAGTGATGAACGAACAAATAAATACATCTGTCGGGAAATTAGGAAAAGGGGACCTTGATAAATTATTGATTGGAAAAGAAAATTGGATAGTTGAATGA